A section of the Apodemus sylvaticus chromosome 10, mApoSyl1.1, whole genome shotgun sequence genome encodes:
- the Mfsd6l gene encoding major facilitator superfamily domain-containing protein 6-like, with the protein MSPNPQWDVPRALRVARLFHLVCGVRDACVTPFLTLYLRQLGVAAPWVGILMGTKHLIAACWTPFCAFLVKRYQKRRMFLTGSLLGSAGASLLMVLIPPVDRNLANHFCHGSSRVGTTVLPLGVTQTVTMTPAQRSVPNHWAGAPSLPVSRHTRGLDTSDSPNGSEGTLSALQTYLVGFVEETRTTTRALHLVTSGLRENSQEGPFEVGNATLSLLPGSAALGDLVNLSKAQGDTQTLDHSSKGPQWTSILSLGFVVFWELLAAPLEQVADDSLYEYLDFVDATDRNRGLWVWRLLGVSAGVCGITALVGHLECFLVAGGPQGVIYFYSYSLVSTLALAVSTAFPVSVLQQQGPSCKTIKALSLVRGDSRLILLAFTVFWIGATASAVQNFLFWHMKDHGSSELVMGFSVVLGLLGEILFHPFRTWLLRKLSRVGVLGLGLGCLALQMLYYAFIWSWWSVLPVQILSSISSGALWWAVGASIEDLASSGMERPLSTVFRGHFYESGCSLGSFVGGFVVLHLSIAALYQACCVALLLWLILFLSIQPRLPQEQRINYSKLLAVEGSDSSDSEQGSEGDWLVKAMREEHTDWKG; encoded by the coding sequence ATGAGCCCCAACCCGCAATGGGATGTCCCCAGGGCACTACGGGTGGCCAGGCTCTTCCACTTGGTGTGCGGTGTCCGGGATGCCTGTGTGACTCCGTTCCTGACCCTCTACCTGAGGCAACTGGGTGTGGCCGCGCCCTGGGTGGGCATCCTCATGGGAACCAAGCACCTGATCGCTGCCTGCTGGACCCCCTTCTGTGCCTTCCTGGTCAAACGCTACCAGAAGAGAAGAATGTTTCTGACTGGCTCATTGCTGGGCTCCGCAGGCGCCAGCCTCCTCATGGTCCTCATCCCACCGGTGGACAGAAATCTGGCCAACCACTTTTGTCATGGAAGCAGTAGAGTGGGCACCACAGTCCTACCGCTGGGGGTCACACAAACTGTGACCATGACCCCTGCCCAGCGGTCAGTCCCAAACCACTGGGCAGGAGCACCCAGCCTCCCAGTCAGCAGACACACCAGAGGCCTGGACACTTCTGACTCTCCAAATGGATCTGAAGGAACACTTAGCGCTCTGCAGACCTATTTGGTGGGCTTTGTTGAAGAAACTAGGACCACTACACGAGCTCTCCATCTTGTCACTTCTGGGTTGAGAGAGAATTCCCAGGAAGGGCCGTTTGAGGTGGGCAATGCTACTCTGAGTCTACTTCCTGGAAGTGCAGCCCTTGGAGATCTAGTCAATTTGTCCAAGGCCCAGGGGGACACCCAGACTCTTGATCACTCCTCGAAAGGGCCACAATGGACCTCCATCCTCTCCTTGGGGTTTGTGGTATTCTGGGAGCTGCTGGCAGCCCCTCTGGAGCAGGTGGCAGATGACAGTCTTTATGAATACCTGGATTTCGTAGACGCCACTGACCGGAACAGAGGCCTGTGGGTGTGGAGACTGTTGGGTGTATCAGCAGGTGTGTGTGGCATCACAGCCTTGGTGGGGCATCTGGAATGCTTCCTCGTGGCCGGTGGTCCCCAGGGCGTGATTTATTTCTACAGCTACTCGCTGGTCAGTACTCTGGCCTTAGCGGTGAGCactgcttttcctgtttctgtactCCAGCAGCAGGGGCCCAGCTGCAAGACCATCAAAGCTCTGTCCCTCGTAAGGGGTGACTCCCGCctcattctcctggccttcacTGTCTTTTGGATAGGAGCCACTGCCAGTGCTGTGCAGAACTTTCTCTTCTGGCACATGAAGGACCACGGCAGCAGCGAGCTGGTGATGGGTTTCTCGGTGGTTCTCGGCTTGCTAGGAGAAATTCTGTTTCACCCGTTCAGAACTTGGTTGCTACGGAAACTGTCGAGGGTGGgtgtgctggggctggggctgggctgccTGGCCCTGCAGATGCTTTACTACGCTTTCATCTGGAGCTGGTGGTCTGTCCTCCCTGTTCAGATCCTAAGCAGCATCAGCAGCGGGGCTCTGTGGTGGGCTGTGGGGGCCTCCATAGAGGACCTGGCCTCCTCTGGGATGGAGAGGCCTCTGAGCACCGTGTTCCGAGGTCACTTTTATGAGAGCGGCTGCAGCCTGGGCAGCTTTGTCGGGGGCTTCGTAGTACTGCACCTCAGCATAGCGGCGCTCTACCAAGCCTGCTGTGTGGCCCTGTTGCTTTGGCTGATCTTGTTCCTGTCCATCCAGCCCAGGCTGCCCCAAGAGCAGAGGATCAACTACTCAAAGCTGCTAGCTGTGGAAGGGAGTGACTCCAGTGACTCTGAGCAGGGGTCTGAGGGGGACTGGCTTGTCAAGGCCATGAGGGAGGAGCACACAGACTGGAAGGGCTGA